The following DNA comes from Rhinolophus sinicus isolate RSC01 linkage group LG06, ASM3656204v1, whole genome shotgun sequence.
CAAATCATTGTGagactatttagaaaaaaagaattattaaaattgaatattaatttGGGAAATTATGTCCTTTAAACGTAACTTCATGATGTTAGTATTATCAATATTCTTTATGAACATTTCTGACAttgacttattattattattatttttttaacaggactttattgtggaacagtgtgtacttccaggacttttctccaagtcaagttgttgtccttttaatcttagttgtggagggttctgttcagcttcaagttgttgtcctttcagtcttaggtgtggagggcgcagctcagctccaggtccagttgccgttgctagttgcagggggcacagcccaccatctcttatgggacttgaggaattgaactggcaaccttgtggttgagagcccactggcacatgtgggaatcgaactggcagccttcggagttaggagcacggagctccaaccgcctgagccactgggccggcccctgacATTGACTTATGCATTATGTCTTTTCAGAGAACTATTAATGCATTTTTACTGCCCTGGACCATGGAAAATAGGAGTAATGTCACTGTGTTTATTCTCTTGGGACTGTCTCAAAACAAGGACATTGCATcctttgttttgtgttatttttactttGCTACATTGCTATTTGGATGGGAAATTTGCTCATAATGATTTCTATCACATGCAGTCTGCTAATTGACCAACCcatgtatttcttccttaattACCTTTCACTCGCCGACCTTTGCTACACATCAACAGTGATGCCCAAACTAATGACTGATTTACTGGAAAAAAGGAAGACCATTTCCTACAATAACTGCATGACACAGCTTTTCATCCTTCACTTCCTTGTGGCATAGAGATCTTTATCCTCACGGGGATGGCCTATGATCGCTATGTGGCCATCTGCAGGCCCTTGCACTATGTTGTCATCATGAACAAGCAAAAGGGTAACACGATCATCATAGCTTGTTGTACTGGGGGATTTATACACTCTGCTGGTCTGTGTCTTCTCACCATCTTTTTACCATTCTGTGGTCCTATGAGGTAAATCATTACTTCTGCGATGTGTATCCTTTGCTGAAGTTGGCTTGCACCGACACATACAGAATTGGTATCTTGGTAACTGTTAATTCAggtctgattgctctggtgatttttgtgattttgatggtgtcttattttatgatattttacaCCATCAGGGCTTACCCTGCAGAGAGCCGTACCAAAGCTCTTTCCACTTGCAGTTCTCACCTCACAGTTGTGGTCCTGTTTTTTGTGCCTGTCTTCTTTATTTATATTAGACCAGCCACAACTTTTCCAGAACATAAGGTGTTTGCTCTTTTCTACACCATCATTGCTCCCTTGTTCAACCCTCTCATCTACACTCTCAGAAACATGGAGATGAAGAATGCTTTGAGGAAAGTATGGTGCCAGAAACCATTTTTGATTGGAAGGCAAATCAACTGAAAGTCACTTTCCCTCCTCATTACATACCCTATTCAAATGGCATTTGCTTGACTTAAGTTTACTAAACCAGGAActttgctataataaaaataatcatagacAGTGGTGTCAgttcattaatattataatttactttAACACACTTTCTTTTTTGATCTGTGTTTCTTATTTACAGCTTCCTCTAATAATTTGAGACATCATTTCCTTGTTCAAGTTCTGTTATACTTTTTGATATTTTCcctttagattttacatataagtttCTAACTAGAGTTCATCTTTTAATCTACCTGTTGTCCGGTTCCATGAATAAGTCTCCAAATGTACATAAGCTACACTCATATTGATCCTCCTAGACCTAGAGGGTCCATATAACCTTGTCATCCTCTCTGTGTTCTCATCAAAAAGGagtatcagaaatttaaaatcgTGTTTTTCACACAATTCCTGACTGTCTACAATCATcacaacaatttaaaaagcaaaagttgtCTCTGTGGGgtctaaacaataaaaatatgtaataaataatgtttatgaaaattggaagtttttctattgattttaataaaatcatgtcaaaatcagaaattttaataattatagaaaaatttgcCAGAAAAATCCTCTTTCTGTAGTAACAAAGTGGTAGTATTGATAATAAATGGGGTAgccatataatttattgtccaaactgAGCTGCACTTGAGTATAAAAGAGGGGGTCTACTTAtaattatatagaaataatagacatTAAATGGGATTGTATCAGAAGAGTAAGATGTCTGGCTACTTTGAAATGTCTGAGAACTATGGCGTTGTAGAATCTTCACTTACTAGTACTTGGATTTAGTGGGATggtaaaaacaaatgtaaatgctGGTGCTGAAATTGCTTGATCTAGAGCatgcttaaatttattttttcccattaccATCAAAATGAGAACTACAAGTTTCTTGTTTGTATAGAACTTCTGTGTATCTAGATAGCCATAGAATTGAAGTCTTCAAATAATtgattaaatcaaaattttattaatcatttaataaaataagactcaTTGGACACCATAAAACAACAAGATGGAATGGAGTAAGTCATTGTATTGCACAGGTGAAGGAGAAAAAGTGAACACAGACTGAATACATAGATGAATACATAAAtggaaaggcaaaataaatgtCATAGCACAGTGTATGATGAAAATTTTTTGAGAAGTTCAAATGGAGAAATATAATTGGAGACTTATCCTTAAAAGGACCATGTTTGGAAGACAGCTGTGCTCACCACTACACCCacggtaaagggggtcaaatatatggtgatggaaggaaaactgactctgggtggtaaacacacaattcaatatatagatgatgtattatagaattgtacacttgaaacctatatattaataattttactagtgaagttgagcatattttcatgtatctgtttgcTGTTCATATGTCTTATTGGGggaaatatctgttcaggtcctctgcccatttttaaatttgattgtttgttttttgttgttgagttgtatgagttccttatatattttggatgttagccccttattagaggcGCTGttggcaaatactttctcccatttgattggttacctctttcttttgttgatggtttcttttgctgtgcagaagctttttagttttatatagtctcattcatttatttttgcttttattttccttgcctttgaggtcaaattcataaaatcctctctgaacccaaggtccataagtttagtacctatgttttcttctatgtagtttattctttcaggtcttatgtttaggtctttggcccactttgaattaattttggtatgtaGTGATAGATGGcaatctagttttattcttttgcacgtggctctCCAAttttccagtaccatttattgaagaggctttcttttcttcgttgtatgtttttagctccttggtcaaaaattatctgcccacatatatgtgggtttatttctcattctattccactggtctatgtgtctgttttccttccaataccatgttttaattattgtcactTTATACTATAAATTGAAGTTAGGGtttgtgatacctccagccttgtccttttttctcaggattgctttggccattTTGGGTCTtatgtgattccatataaatctgatgttttttgttctagttctttaaaaaatgccattgggattttgatggggattgcattacttctgtatattgctttgggtaatgtggccattttaactatgttgatttttccaatccatgaatacaatgtgtttccattttttgtgtcttcttcaatttttaaaattgtcttgttGCGTCCCACGCaacgagagttgtggggagcgaggagggcagtGTAGTGTTAAAGAAAGACAGtagtcatgaatagagtttaagcagaccaagggacccccAATCTCAAGGACTAGAAGCCCCTAATCGAACCttgcatcagcttttattagtttggtggggaagtaaaggagataaagcttgtccgGCTCAAGAtatgtgaatcctatacatcataataggaaaccgattggagtcaatcacccttgcctgcagactgCTGTACcgtaagtctcaacttccccaagggacaaaacctatatgcatatgaatagatggagagcacataattgaatcacttcccttgcaggttctgggaaggaatgcagccacagaggctgaggctttccttagtcTGAGGAAGGCGGGGGGCTGTCCACACCTCTGTGAACCCcttgggttctcctgttggtctcCATGTGActgcgtctggcttgagttgttccttccgtgaggaatcttactcatcattgactgTTCAGTCATCTTTCTgcgaccaaacagggaggcataaactgcaaacacaaaggtttagcaaagtccctgaaaggatcggtcttacagactctcctttctttgggcaCAAGTACAAACGGTTAAGCTGTTGCATGGTgacagtgtcttatagttttcagtgtgtaagtccttcatatcttttgttacatttattcctaggtattttattctttttgttgcaactgcaaaaaattctttttcatttcttttttgaaatttcattgttagtctATAGGAACACAGTGGATTTATGTACATTGATTtggtatcctgcaactttactatgtttgtttattgtttttaatagtgtgtgcgtatgtgtgtgtgtagtagtctttaggattttttgtatTAAGAAGCTTaaccaattataaaaatattcctccTATAACACTTTATTCAGAAACGTAATTTCTTAGACTTTACCATACTTGTTTAATTGATGAGTAAACAAGCAATACAATCCAATGTCTAAGGATACAGAAGTTCTACATGGTATAATTaacatacgaggtatgatcaaaagatacaatgaatgtttaaataaaaaaattattacagtaaaagacacattgccatcaatccttctcaaaatactactcacttcaaacacacttatctcatcgttcttgccactttctgaagcagttctggaagtcctcttttgtgagtgtcttctgttgcgctgttgtggctgccttgatgtcctgaatcattttgactttggggaagagccagaaattgcatggtgccagatccggtgaataaggaggatgaggacacaccataatgtttttatttcacagaaattgccctataccagaaatgatgtgtgacaccgagcattgttatgatggaggatgatttatggcacactttataacacaccttctttcaactgtagctcacacctgactgactgcacaaaacaagttgaaacttatcacacactgttactaggCTGATGCACTGCTTCCTGAATGAAGATCCCTGCCCTTCTGTTGaatggcagcagcattcaccaaattgtttgatcacaacagaaaggctctgtgtcacacatcccttctggtatggcaatttctgtcaaataaaaatattatggtgtgtcctcatccaccttgttcaccagatctggcactatgtgacttctggctcttcctcaaagtcaaaataaccatgaaaggtaaatattttgaatcgattcaggacattgaggcatccacaacagtgcaactaaagacactcaagaaagaggacttccagaactgcttcagaaagtggcaagaacgatgggataagtgtatttgagggatggggagtattttgaggaagattaatggcaattatcttttttaaaaaaatttattggggtgacaattgttaataaaattacatagatttcaggtgtacaattctgtattacatcatatataaatcccattgtgtgttcaccacccagagtcagttctccttccatcaccatatatttgatcccctttaccctcatctcccaacccccacccccttaccctctggtaaccactaaactattgtctgtgtctgtgagattttgtttctcatttgtttgtcttgttcttttgttgtttttggtttatataccaaatatcagtgaaatcgtatggttctctgctttttctgtcttatttcccttagcattatactctcaagatccatctatgttgtcacaaatggtcctatttcattttttcttactgcataccagtattccattgtgtatatacaccacaacttctttatccattcgactatcgaaggacattttggttgtttccatgtcttggccaccgtaaacaaagctgcaatgaatattggagcacacatgtctttatgtataaatgttttcagattttttgggtagatacccaggagagggattgctgggtcatatggcaattctattcgtaattttttgaggaacctccacactgccttccataatggctgcaccagtctgcattcccaccaacagtgtatgagggttcctttttctccacagcctctccaacacttgttactatttgtcttgttgatgatagccattctgactggggtgaggtgatatctcattgtggttttgatttgcatttctctgatgattagtgatgttgagcatttttcatatgtctatttgccatttgtatgtcctctttggagaaatgtctcttcaggtcctctgcccatttttcaattgggttgtttgtttttctgttgttgagtttcatgagttccttgtatattttggatattagccccttatcggaggcactgttttcaaaaatcttctcccattcagttggttgcctcttttttttgtcgatggttttttttgctgtgcagaagctttttaagtttcacatagtcccattcatttattttagcttttacttccattgcctttggagtcaaattcataaaatgctctttgaacccaaggtccataagtttagtacctatgttttcttctatgcagtttattgtgtcaggtcttatgcttaagtctttgatccattttgaattaattttggtacatggtgacagatagcagtccagtttcattcttttgcacgtggctatccaattctcccagcaccatttattgaagaggctctctttcctccattgtatgtttttagctactttgtcaaaaattatctgtccatatttatgtggttttatttctgggttctcaattctattccattggtctatgtgtctgttgttctgccaataccatgctgttttgattatcgtagccctgtagtacaagctaaagtcagggagtgtgatacctccagtattggtcttttttcttaagattgctttggctattcggggtctttgtggttccaaacaaatctgatgatattatttgctctatttctttaaaaacttccattgggattttgatggggattgcattaaatctgtatattgctttgggtaatatggccattttaactatgttggttcttccaatccatgagcatggaatgtctttccatttctttgtatcttcttcaatttctttcaaaaatgtcttgtagttttcagcatataggtccttcacatccttggttaagtttattcctaggtattttattctttttgctgcaattgcaaagggaattgttttttgtatttctttttctgagatttcattgttagtatataggaatgcaatggacttttgtacgttgattttgtagccagcaactttactgtattcgttgattgtttctaatagctttttggtggagtctttagggttttctatatatagcatcatgacatctgcaaagagtgataatttaacttcttcattcccaatttggatgccttttatttccttctcttgcctgattgctctggcaag
Coding sequences within:
- the LOC109439524 gene encoding LOW QUALITY PROTEIN: olfactory receptor 4P4 (The sequence of the model RefSeq protein was modified relative to this genomic sequence to represent the inferred CDS: inserted 3 bases in 3 codons), translated to MENRSNVTVFILLGLSQNKDIXILCFVLFLLCYIAIWMGNLLIMISITCSLLIDQPMYFFLNYLSLADLCYTSTVMPKLMTDLLEKRKTISYNNCMTQLFILHFLXGIEIFILTGMAYDRYVAICRPLHYVVIMNKQKGNTIIIACCTGGFIHSAGLCLLTIFLPFCGPXEVNHYFCDVYPLLKLACTDTYRIGILVTVNSGLIALVIFVILMVSYFMIFYTIRAYPAESRTKALSTCSSHLTVVVLFFVPVFFIYIRPATTFPEHKVFALFYTIIAPLFNPLIYTLRNMEMKNALRKVWCQKPFLIGRQIN